In Juglans regia cultivar Chandler chromosome 13, Walnut 2.0, whole genome shotgun sequence, the DNA window CACCCATTGCAACCCTCACACGCCAAGCTAAGTCTAAACACCTAATCTCATCCTACCAAATTACCACCTTGGTAACCTTTGTTCACgaaccaagcaagagaggaatGTGTTCTCGGTCATTACAAGAAGATCCTACGCACAGAGGTCATAGTGTTTAAAGACTTAACCGGGATCCCTAACACCATACCAACCGGTATGGTACAAGATTAAAAACACTGAACATACCACTATCTAATGAAGGTGGGGTTTTTCATTAAATATGGGCTATATTAAACTActtccttcaaattttacaaaaatatgggCTTTACATAATCCATTGAGAATGCtctataattaactaatttcaCTACCATACAATTCTCTAAaactttattcatttatttattttttcaagagaaatttttcttagaaaatactaACTTGTCCTATAGTTTTGTCCATTCATTTTGacctttcatatattttatttttttaaattctttttacttaataattaagaaagtgacttgtcataaatttgtatatttttttaaatattttaaaaaaattacactagcAGTATGCCCAGTGGTGGCCAAATAGCACTATCcaattttctttacttaattaggtaatataattaatttgcaatcattttagagcattctcattggcttggtcAAAGTCCAATGATAGCTAAACTTTAGCCAATATATGCCAAAAAACCACCACATTGGATTGggcatatttataaaattttagacttcTGCTACAGTGATTATTCAAATATAGCTAACTACAATTGGttcatcaaacattaaaatattagtttctcactccaagcaaacaaattaaattaattagaatataattaacatttaacatttagaatataattattattaacatttaataaaactttttttaatattaatttaattagaatataattattattaacatttaataatacttttttaaatattaatttaactaaaatataattattattaacatttaattggtagaactataaaatgtgataaaaataaattgaattaattaattattaaaataataatattttattattatatagaaagtgaatggctaatccaatatgaggattgaatttaaatggaataggtaaatgcaaaaaagtgtgatattggctaaattttgaagatacatTTGGCCaaaccaatgagaatgctcttagagaGTGATAACGAATTGTACTGTGTACCTTAAAACACATTAATTAAACATCCGGAATGTTAGAAAACAATTTCCATCTCAttccatcttattttatttttaaacatcatttaaatataaaaattttcaaactaatcagtataattttttcaaacttaaaaaaaaaaaaaaaaacataaaagtttttcaaattctaaaagaaaaattatattctaacaattttttcactttataatattttttatttaactttttttctcatctttctcaaaactcaataattaCTTAACTAcacaatattatttacaaaatatcttattactagttataaaattttcaatctcCCCTCATTCCCAAATATTCCGTCTGACCCCTTCATAATCATGATTTGCATACTTTTCTGGCCAACCCATGCAAGCTCTTTGTTGCAAACATTGAGCAAACTTTCCTTCCTTCTTAATTTATAGTGGTCAGCTCCAGGCCAGGCAGATTAAATAGCTCCTGCCTATTTACATGCACGTACGCCAAACGCATGAATTCCAGACAACAGAGAAGGAGATTATAAGGTTGACTTGGAATGATGTCCACGTCAGACAACTATTTACACAGGtgaaaaaaatctcattaaaaaaaagtttaaataggGGCTAATGCATGCAGGTACTGCGCAAGGCATTATTTATAGATAGCTTTTccctattttgatttttataatttacgCCTTAATTTATTCTAAATTGATTTAATTATACTGTCCCCACACATAATTCACATTACTATAAAAACTAGTTGATTGGAATATGATGCTCAAACCactaattttaatgtttggaaTTAATTTATACTATGGACAAACATTATAAATCAATCAATCATGAATTAAGATGCAGATCAGAAAATGATTTTGTAACTTATGGTCATGAACAATTTTAAtaaactctttaattttttttatgtgcgAATAAACTGTATGCGCATGCTTGTGTCTTATGATcatgcatgttattatatataatcagtgCGGTCTTTCGTTTTTCAGataacattataaattttaacgTATCTCTGTGTGCTGGCGGGAGTGCATCTCTCCACCAAAAATGGCTTGGCTCTCTAGTGGACCAAGATaaagaaacgaaaagaaaaatcagcaGTATCCTGTTGAAAATCACCACCATGCATCACTCCTTTGGTGgcctttttctttaatatatattatttgccttttcattttcttagtCCCTGTTCTTATTGTCTGATATCTTTCTAAGAGCCGGTTTGTATTGGGAGATgagttcattattatttacaactatttccaaattatcttaactcatctatCTAATCCAAACGACTCTGCTTTAACACACTACAGTTCCGTCCTGGCTTAGATTTTGACATTTGCAACTTCTTTCCTTTCCCagatcaaattttaaaagaaaaaaagaaagaaaaagaaagtgggtTATGGTACTTATTCTCCATACtgtccctcattttcttttcttagtttATAAATCTTCCTGTTAAAAGTAATGTGATTACCTTCATATTTTCTGTCCACGCCACCCATTTAGACAATCAAGTCAACTTAACTTTTGAATTGTTACTTAGTTTTGGTATTGATTCTGTCGAAATGATAACTACTAAAGTTAGTATATTTTGTCCTCTCTGATTCAATGTCAAATGATTAGTGACTGATCTTACTGTATATGTATCGTTAGAGGGTTGAAGAGAAGGGCTAGCTATTGCTGTTTCTCTTCTTGTTCCttgtattttttcagttttgggAGGATGGAAGACTCTGTGGCTGTGACAATCCTCATTTTGTTTGTTCACTTCCTACTGCTTAATTACCCTTCTTCTTCACTTCCATTATGCAGTGATTCAAGTATTCTCTCACTTCCGTTATGCGCGCGCACGTTTTAGTTTAATATCTGTTTTTGGGTTGTGTCGCTGAAAAGCTTTTCTTTGATTTAACTGGCGTAGGGGCACCTCACATTCTAAAGAGACCTCTGGTCTTTTGTCCTTACAATGGAAGTGTGTGCTGCGACTCAGCCAAAGACCTACAGTTGCAGAAGCAATTTCATGAAATGAATATCTCTGATCCTGGCTGTGCTACTCTTGTGAAATCAACTCTCTGTTCAGTAAGTCTTGTCGATCATGTTATAGTGATAGCTTCGTTTAAATTGTTCAAACTCGTTAAGGATTGGTTATAAACCCCAAAGACGTTTTCGATTTGTCAGGACGCTTAACATATGAAGTTGACGGACCATCTTATGACCAATTGTCCTTAGTTTTACATACGGTGAAATCAACTAACTTCATGCCGACATTATGTCTAACCTGTTGTAGAGGCTGTTCTGTACTGGTATGGGAGTGAAATTTGTCAAGGCGACTGCTTCTTGATGTCCTGAAATAAGTCGTGTATTTCCATGGATGTAAATTATGCTCAGGTTTACTTGATAATGCATATACCTTTGTTCCACATTCTTGCTTTGTTTCCTATCTGAATAGACGAAAATGGAATGTggaaacaaagaaatataaaatgattCATTGGCAATTTATGGGAAAAATGACCAACACATTTGTCTTATTATTTTAGTTGTCCTTGTCTAGAAGCTTTTGGATTTGTCCTAAATTATGTCTTAGAGATTGTGGGCATATAGGTATTTAAGTAATGTGGGTCATCTGCCTTATCAGCTGTCATTTTAAGTTCAATTATAAGTTCAGTATAGCATTGGATACAGTTCAAATGAGAAGATCATCCTAATAGTTGAAAGCTTAtggaattttattatttgcagAGGTGTGATCAGTTCTCAGCTCAGCTATTTAAGGTTGAATCGGGACCTCAAGCAGTTCCTGTTCTTTGCAGCTCCACTCTATTGCTAAACTCATCCCTGTCAAACAAGGCACCAAGTAGCTTTTGCTCGACTGTCTGGGATGCATGTCAAAATGTGTCTATACTGAGTTCCCCTTTCGCCCCTTCACTACAAGGTAGGGGTGGGGCACCAGTGGATTCAAGTCCATCCAAACTAAACAAACTCTGGCAGTCAAAAAGTGTTTTCTGTGATGCATTTGGTGGTTCTTCTGACAATAAATCAATATGTTTCAATGGTGAACAAGTCTCacttaaaaaaactgaaactgTGCTTCCACCAATGGGCATGTGTCTTGAGAAAATTGGAAATGGGTCTTACCTCAATATGGTTGCACATCCAGATGGGTCTAACAGTGCCTTCTTCTCTGACCAATCGGGCAAAATTTGGTTGGCCACCATACCTGAGCAAAGTTCAGGAGCTACTCTGGGGCTGGACATGTCCAGGCCCTTTATGGATTTGTCTGATAGAGTCTTCTCTGATAGTAGCTTTGGGATGATGGGTATGGCTTTTCATCCCAACTTTGCCCAAAATGGTCGTTTCTTTGCTTCATTCAATTGTGATAAGGTCAAAACACCAGGGTGTTCTGGAAGGTGTGCTTGTAACTCAGATGTAGACTGTGATCCTTCAAAGATAGGTTCTTCTAATGCAGCTCAGCCATGCCGGTATCATAAAGTTATTGCAGAGTTCACTGCTAATGGCACATCGGTACCTTTCTCAGTAGATATCTATACCTTTTCGGTTATTGCATCTCAGCCATGACAGTTGCTAGGCGTCTTTTGCTTATTGACGTACTTGTAAATTATATAACTCCCAGGGATACAGTGCCAGCCCAATAGAGGTGAGAAGGGTTTTTACACTGGGACTTCCGTTTGCATTCAATCACGCAGGCCAGATTCTATTTGGACCTGCAGAtggatatttatatgttatgatGGGAGACGGTGGAAAAGGAGGTGATCCTCATTATTTCTCACAAAACAAGAAATCCTTGCTTGGAAAGATTTTAAGGCTTGACATTGATAATTTACCAAGTGAGTAATAATGGCACATAAACTATTAGAATGTGTAGGTTGTTCTATCATCTATGCCCTTTTGTTAGATTATTCAGTAACCAATATAACGTAAATGTGTACATGTTTGTGTTTACCATCTTTCTGGTCTTGTTGCTATCTAATTACAGGCGCAGATGAAATAGGTTATCTAGGTCTCTGGGGA includes these proteins:
- the LOC109003604 gene encoding HIPL1 protein-like — protein: MEDSVAVTILILFVHFLLLNYPSSSLPLCSDSRAPHILKRPLVFCPYNGSVCCDSAKDLQLQKQFHEMNISDPGCATLVKSTLCSRCDQFSAQLFKVESGPQAVPVLCSSTLLLNSSLSNKAPSSFCSTVWDACQNVSILSSPFAPSLQGRGGAPVDSSPSKLNKLWQSKSVFCDAFGGSSDNKSICFNGEQVSLKKTETVLPPMGMCLEKIGNGSYLNMVAHPDGSNSAFFSDQSGKIWLATIPEQSSGATLGLDMSRPFMDLSDRVFSDSSFGMMGMAFHPNFAQNGRFFASFNCDKVKTPGCSGRCACNSDVDCDPSKIGSSNAAQPCRYHKVIAEFTANGTSGYSASPIEVRRVFTLGLPFAFNHAGQILFGPADGYLYVMMGDGGKGGDPHYFSQNKKSLLGKILRLDIDNLPSADEIGYLGLWGNYSVPQDNPSSEDKDLQPEIWALGLRNPWRCSFDSERSLYFVCADTGQDHYEEVDIITKGGNYGWSVFEGPFPYNPHQSPANSTNPIFPVLGYNHSDVNDNEGSAAISGGYFYRSLTDPCMFGSYLYADLYGSAIWAAAESPANSGNFTSNMIPFSCAHDSPIHCSSIPGNSLPALGYIYSFGEDNRKDIFILASSGVYRVVRPSRCNYTCSKENVTAIILQTPSSGNQLTNFHWMLFLSLSFLGFLLSTESYVLIESL